One segment of Camelus bactrianus isolate YW-2024 breed Bactrian camel chromosome 27, ASM4877302v1, whole genome shotgun sequence DNA contains the following:
- the LOC105069188 gene encoding protein ERGIC-53-like isoform X3, whose product MLVVLGLDPRLCLLLSLLNLCSPEGGHPPPRRRFEYKLSFKGPRLALPGAGIPFWSHHGDAIPGLEEVRLAPSMRNRSGAVWSRTPVLFSAWEVDMQMRVTGPGRRGAQGMAVWYTQGRGQVGSVLGALASGDGIGILFDSLAEDVQNSPAIRVLAGDGHTLYEPLGDGGSRVLGSCHRDFRNRPYPFRARITYWGQRLRVSFNSGLTPSDPDEVCVDVGPLLLAPGGFFGVSAATSTLADDHDVLSFLTFSLSEPGPEPPLQPFLEAEHLRLARQLKGLQARLALGTKEDMIPKLNSEVQEEGERIFDLEETLDRHRQILQALQGLSKQLAQAKKQWKKQLGSPGQARLEGAWDSAKVSALLHGQRTLLQDLQEMRHAAAHMASRAQVFYLPVGTKHHFLELAQTLSLLQKDLRAPAVRGKEGKPAAKDTYLHGRPPGVSSCLQPGFFLFILLIQTVGFFCYVHFSSKQELDKNLLDYLSTGSFPLSPAPQIPKALGVLRRQPPSPSIHA is encoded by the exons ATGCTGGTGGTCCTTGGCCTGGATCCCCGGCTCTGCCTTCTCCTCTCGCTCCTGAACCTCTGCAGCCCTGAGGGGGGCCATCCTCCTCCTCGGCGAAGGTTTGAGTACAAGCTCAGCTTCAAAGGACCAAGACTGGCATTGCCTGGGGCTGGAATACCCTTCTGGAGCCATCATGGAG ATGCCATCCCGGGCCTGGAGGAGGTGCGGCTGGCCCCATCCATGCGGAACCGGAGTGGCGCCGTGTGGAGCAGGACCCCTGTCCTCTTCTCTGCCTGGGAGGTGGATATGCAGATGAGGGTGACCGGGCCAGGGCGCCGGGGAGCCCAGGGCATG GCTGTGTGGTATACCCAGGGCAGGGGCCAAGTAGGCTCTGTCCTGGGGGCGTTGGCCTCGGGGGACGGCATCGGGATCCTCTTCGACTCCTTGGCCGAGGATGTCCAG AATAGCCCCGCCATCCGTGTGCTGGCCGGTGATGGGCACACCCTCTATGAGCCACTTGG GGATGGAGGCAGCCGGGTGCTGGGTTCCTGCCACCGGGACTTCCGGAACCGGCCATACCCCTTCAGAGCACGAATCACCTACTGGGGGCAGAGGCTGCGT GTGTCCTTCAACAGCGGCCTCACTCCCAGCGACCCGGATGAGGTCTGTGTCGACGTGGGGCCCCTGCTTTTGGCCCCTGGAGGTTTCTTTGGGGTCTCGGCAGCCACTAGCACCCTGGCAG ATGACCATGATGTCCTGTCCTTCCTGACCTTCAGTCTGAGTGAGCCAGGTCCAGAG cctcccctgcagcccttccTGGAGGCGGAGCATCTCCGCCTGGCAAGGCAGCTGAAAGGACTGCAGGCAAGGCTGGCCCTGGGCACCAAGGAGGACATGATTCCAAAGCTGAACTCTGAAGTCCAGGAAGAGG GGGAAAGGATCTTTGACCTGGAGGAGACACTGGACAGACACAGACAGATCCTGCAGGCTCTCCAGGGTCTCTCCAAGCAACTGGCCCAGGCTAAGAAGCAATGGAAGAAGCAACTggggtccccaggccaggccaggcttgAGGGAGCCTGG GACTCAGCCAAGGTCAGTGCCCTACTCCATGGACAGCGGACTCTGCTCCAGGACCTGCAAGAGATGAG GCATGCAGCTGCTCACATGGCCTCAAGAGCCCAAGTCTTCTACCTGCCTGTGGGCACCAAGCATCACTTCTTAGAGCTGGCCCAGACCCTGAGCCTCCTGCAGAAGGACCTTCGGGCCCCGGCTgtgagggggaaggaaggg AAACCAGCAGCCAAGGATACCTACCTACATGGCCGGCCCCCAGGGGTCTCCTCGTGCCTGCAGCCTGGCTTCTTCCTGTTCATCCTCCTCATCCAGACTGTAGGCTTCTTCTGCTATGTACACTTCAG CAGCAAGCAGGAGCTGGACAAGAACCTTCTGGACTATCTGTCCACAGGAAGCTTTCCTCTGAGTCCTGCACCACAAATCCCTAAGGCCCTGGGGGTTCTGAGgaggcagcccccctcccccagcatacATGCATAA